The sequence below is a genomic window from Anopheles cruzii chromosome 3, idAnoCruzAS_RS32_06, whole genome shotgun sequence.
GCTAATTGAAAGACTACTTAAATAGCTAGTGTCAGTGGTTGGCTGtcgctgcggtggcggtggccgccgccgtcgctcgTCCTGTTCGACTTCGTACGTCGCGGACGGCGCGTCACGGCCCGTCGGtaccatcgccaccgtcgtaCCGATGGCGTattcctcgtcgtcgtcgtcttcgcaCTGCGCCAGTGTGGACTGTCGCCGGTAGAGGGCCAAACTTCGCCCCCTGGCGTCCTCCGCGTAGCCCTCCTCTTCCTCGTACGGCATCGTGAGGCTCAGCTCGTCGCTGTCGGTGCTGAACTGCTGCAGGTCCTCGTCGGTGTCGGCCCCACTGTCCTCGCCGAACACCGAGTCCGAGCCGCAGCTTTTCGGTTCCGTGTCCTGGCAGTCGGCCGACGACATCCGGAACGAGCTGAGCGACGCCAGGGGTGCCcggcgcacgacgacgacggcgctgctgcagctgcccggctgaacggtggtggtggtgttggtgctaaTGCTACTGATAAGCGCACTATTGCTAGGGTCCCCGGGCGCACCGGTGGGCCACATTTGGCGCCCCGCCGTGCCCGCTATGCTCGGGTCAACGAGCCGCCCGGGATGTAACGTAACGCAGGCCGGTTGCGCCGGCCACTGGCCGAAGCCGGCCCCGACCGGGTACTCCGAGATGCAGTCGATGGAGCTGTCATCGTACGACAGGGCGCCGGACGTCGTCCGGAGCCCGCCGGAAGTCGACGGCAGTGGCTCCGTCCGGCTGCGACCTGCCCGCGAGGTCGACGGCCGTTCGAAGTCAAGCGCCGCGCCACGGTGGGTAATCCGTTCGCTCGGACAAGGCGACGATTTGGGCGTCGGCTCGATAATGTTGATCCCCGGGTAGAACGGTTCCCAGTCGGCAGTGTCGTCGCGGCTCTGCTGCCTCGACGGGGACCGCGAGATCGGTGGTAACGAAGAAAGGCCCAGCGTTATGGCCGAGCACCGCCGCTCGAGGAACGAACTCTCGGTGCTGCAGCACGTCATGGCGCTGCTGCGCCGAGACTCGTTGCACTGTGGCGGagaggaacagagagagagagagagacggagtTACTGGCAATTGGGGAGTCCAGCAGTCAGGGACCTGCAGTACCTTGCTCGGCACGGACAGGTAGTTGCTCGGGTAGCCGATCTCGGCCGTCGTGGTGAACTGGTCGAACTCGTCGTCCGCCTCCTCGCCGTCCGACTCGAGCACGTAGTCGTCCTGCCCGAAACTGCCACCCATGTTGTAGGCACTGAGGACGCGCGACGACACCGACAcgctgttccggtggccgcgcgtGCTGCTGTACGAGAAGCGGCGCGACGGGTTGAGCAGACTGCTGTAGCCGCCGCTGATCGAGGACATGCGCCGGCCGCGGCTCAGCATCGGCGGCGCACTCACGTTCCCGAGCGACATCAGCCGATCGCGCTGCAGCCCCGGGTAGTTGATGTTCAGCTCCTCCTGGAGCAACGAGAACGCCGTCGCCTCGATCGCCTCCTGCAGCTCGcgctcctcttcctcctctaTTACCgccgcggcgacggccgcTATCGTGGGGTCCTGCAGAGAAACCGAGGGTCAGAGGTCAGTCAGCAATGGGGGGGAGGGAGGAGGCAGCCGTGTAAATAAAGTGGCCCAATTTGTGGTCCCACACGGAGTGTCACGGAGAAGTTCCGGGAAGTTGTCCCTCCACGCCCTGTGGGCGTTGTGCTTGGGCTCCGTTATTTGTGTCgttcaaaaattcatcaacGCATGTCGCACCGTAGTAGGCTGCGTAGGCTGTGGGACTCGAGAAAATTACATTCGCCCTACCGACTGGCGGAACACGGTGAACGCACAGGGAAACCTTTGCATCATTGAGACACACTTCATTGTGGTGTTTTGATGCGTAGACACGAGCCAATCTCTCCGGCAACGAGTTTACCTAGGAAGTCCCGATCTGCGGACGGGTAAAATTGTTGTAACCCTCAGGCACGAGGCCACAGACACACCGGGAGCGGGATCCAGAAGAATCAACATGGCAAGGAAATAATATGCTAATTGAGGTTGCGGCACGGTACCGTGTACCGGGTTTCCAGGCTCTCGGGTGGGCGGAAACCCGACGTTCCGGAATGTGGATTAAGTTTCCATCGTTCTTTTCAAAGCCCACGGAGGCTTCGGTTGCGGATTTCGCGACGGAGCAAATCTTGTTAGCTTGGCGTTCAAATCGAACGGATAGATTTCCTGCGTCTTGATGAATAATGAATCCGAGTCCGAGGGCCTTACCTTCAGTGCTTTGGCCGTCGACCGTGTGCGGCTCTTGTAGATGACGAGGAACACCATTAGGCCGAAGAAACCGCCGAGCGTGGCCGCTATCCGGACGCCGGTCATCACGTCGTACGTGGCGTAGAACTCCATCCTGAGCCGCTCGCGTTCCCGCTCGACCTGCGTTTGGTTGCTGGAGAGACGAAACGACGGTAACAGGGTGGCTTCAGGGGCCAAGGAGGGCCCAGTGACGGCCGGGGCTTCACTGGCCTCActaggcgtgtgtgtgtgtgcccaacGCAAGATTCAAAGAAGCCATCGATGGACGAGCCCAAGAAGGAGGCTCGTTTCGAAGGAGTTGAGGTTATTGCGGCGGAGGACACAATGGGTTCGACACATTGACAGTAAGTAGTAGACagtacaacacacacacacacacacacacattaaacAGGACAGGATAGACAGGATCGTAATagaatgagagagaaagagaataagagagaaagagagagagagagagagtgaagaaGAACGAGAAAAATAGAAGTAATGACAGATCGACAGAATGCTGAACGGTGGCGATGTTGGCGAATGTTAGTTGACGTTCCGTTTCGTCGCCACCTAAGGTCCCGGCGGAAGCTAGTGTCAGGCTGGCTTTAAGCGTGTGGGGCTGCGTGGGGCAAGCAGCGCATTACAAGCGGTGCGATGAAGAAGCAGCGAGCGGCTCGGTTTGGCCAGGAGCCACTTTaattcccattttttcccatcttGTCGGTACAGCACCGACCAGATTAGCATTGTCATTTACGGTGCAAGGGGCTACAGAAGTGGTGCGGGCTAAGAAGGGGATGCACGGCCGGTcctttcccgtcccgtcggaTGGCGGATGGGCGTGAAATTTTTGGCTCCCGGAAAGCCGAAGACGGACTGCTATTTGCTGAACCGAAGAGCAGAGCGCAGGTGAGAGGGAGAGGCAATCCGACCGTGGGGTCGGAATTCTGGCCTGTGGGTGGGATTAGTAGCGGGAAGATTTATGGGTCAGCAAACAGCAGGTGAAGTGCTGATATCCGGGATGGGGGCCTGGTTTGGGTCTGGGACGGTTCGGGCCGCGCGGTCCGTTCGTCGTAACGAGAGGAACGGTGTGTAAACCAACAGAACGGGCGAAAATGGCGTCCCTCTTATTATGGAGAgagtttcgttttccttttttttgggtgggcTGCCTTCCGGTTATGGGCCAAGTGGGTGAATTTAATTCGAAGGAcggtttattattaaaacataaaattatgaCTGTAATATCCAATTTATTGATGCCCGTGTTTTATGTGACCATCGTCTCGCGGCCGCCACGGACCGCGGTACGTGGTGTACGGCCCGAAGCCCTTCCGGAAGGGCAGTAAATTTTGGCAAGTGAGAAGGAGCAAAAGCGATAAACTTGTGGCGCGATGGTCGAGTTAGATAATTATCTAGAGCAGGAGAGTGCGCAGTAAAAAGAATTGCTTCCTGGGCTTCCGACCGCTGGGAAATGTTGCCGTCGAGTAATTGGAGGCCCTCGGCGGGGGCCAGTATATTAAAATGTGAAGATCTTTTGGAGGTCTACTGATAGGGGAGTAGAAGGGCTTTTGAAGGCGATCTCCGGATCGATGAGATAAGGCATATTTGTAT
It includes:
- the LOC128270855 gene encoding uncharacterized protein LOC128270855; this translates as MGKAARRSVASDPSSPTLLYQQPHHQQQPQQQSEPLVHHRQVPYYHPSPSLPYSSPAWSPFASTPEETFSASSSSSSADPGRDSVTAAFASSFTPAVTGPQLQAPRTATLQSAPAASSLAPASSHRDAPEAGSGASELFRIHSSTAATPTTNNNNFTPEFSEASEAPAVTGPSLAPEATLLPSFRLSSNQTQVERERERLRMEFYATYDVMTGVRIAATLGGFFGLMVFLVIYKSRTRSTAKALKDPTIAAVAAAVIEEEEERELQEAIEATAFSLLQEELNINYPGLQRDRLMSLGNVSAPPMLSRGRRMSSISGGYSSLLNPSRRFSYSSTRGHRNSVSVSSRVLSAYNMGGSFGQDDYVLESDGEEADDEFDQFTTTAEIGYPSNYLSVPSKCNESRRSSAMTCCSTESSFLERRCSAITLGLSSLPPISRSPSRQQSRDDTADWEPFYPGINIIEPTPKSSPCPSERITHRGAALDFERPSTSRAGRSRTEPLPSTSGGLRTTSGALSYDDSSIDCISEYPVGAGFGQWPAQPACVTLHPGRLVDPSIAGTAGRQMWPTGAPGDPSNSALISSISTNTTTTVQPGSCSSAVVVVRRAPLASLSSFRMSSADCQDTEPKSCGSDSVFGEDSGADTDEDLQQFSTDSDELSLTMPYEEEEGYAEDARGRSLALYRRQSTLAQCEDDDDEEYAIGTTVAMVPTGRDAPSATYEVEQDERRRRPPPPQRQPTTDTSYLSSLSISNRSDSVGNRIETKAIIERQHPNDSSQQQRQSPLGAIPKTSSPATAARRGPPIVAVHAPPEADPRTGASSSAGRTRNSIGSVRAELEQKSSSERVTDSSSASTARQRNVEVNVIVKGSGSGSGGGGGSGAPKSPSVILELPILAIDDEDDPSSGATPANDPCIPGPSRKWSKETLF